From the Microplitis mediator isolate UGA2020A chromosome 6, iyMicMedi2.1, whole genome shotgun sequence genome, one window contains:
- the LOC130670264 gene encoding sex determination protein fruitless-like isoform X6, whose protein sequence is MGDDDQQFCLRWNNHQTTLIQNFDTLLESGTLVDCTLAAEGKYLKAHKVVLSACSPYFEGLLSEHYDKHPVFILKDVKFKELKAMMDYMYRGEVNISQDQLAALLKAAESLQIKGLSESKTGSGGNTSGSSKAETRSQKTAPQPTAPSLDIPHSSSGLTIEKNSKVPRQSLAQTSVGDLPEDSASPSLSKGISSREGSVSPNGRKRKRYRRRSLNDDNPIDNHETSNSSDMSHQPMNVPAPGVAPIADEKSMSESADSLGRSALMQQLTKPADEMLQMPVEKPEPNDTLIEPKSEYLEDPEESVEDLTLDDDFNDTNDLEPDNNRAGPSHDSSHPGHASWHVTGDRSNAGGVVGSVAGAPGSNDEVFMAAQEAANAHRDSQDLLVPMMRVAYKSYKKNKRYLTSGRYRCPNSDCLRFFNKHPSFVHHVQYRCGQPWRFECNECDYKTCWKHNLKKHIETKHLVKKEPAEILEMDPDGKFRCINSNCTSAFSHERSLRGHLEICGKPPRYKCTYCDYQSRYISDVNRHTKTVHKDTCVKAVEQNEHLFKKKKYERLANGPFVCSNVDCLKSYKHKQSLIHHKCRRTE, encoded by the exons ATGGGGGACGACGACCAGCAGTTCTGCCTTCGGTGGAACAACCACCAGACGACGCTTATACAAAACTTCGATACATTGCTGGAAAGCGGTACACTGGTTGACTGCACCCTAGCAGCGGAGGGGAAGTACCTAAAGGCCCACAAAGTTGTCCTCTCCGCGTGTAGTCCATACTTTGAg GGTCTGTTAAGCGAACATTATGACAAACATCCAGTCTTTATCCTCAAAGACGTAAAGTTTAAAGAACTCAAAGCCATGATGGACTACATGTACAGGGGAGAAGTAAATATTTCCCAAGACCAATTGGCAGCGCTACTAAAAGCCGCAGAGTCCCTACAAATAAAAGGGCTCTCTGAAAGTAAAACTGGCAGCGGTGGTAACACAAGCGGCAGCAGTAAGGCGGAAACAAGATCCCAAAAGACTGCACCTCAACCTACTGCTCCATCGTTGGACATTCCTCACTCGTCTTCCGGCCTCACCATTGAGAAAAACAGTAAAGTTCCACGTCAAAGTCTGGCACAAACATCTGTTGGCGATTTACCTGAAGACTCTGCAAGCCCCTCATTATCTAAAGGCATTTCCTCCAG GGAAGGCTCAGTAAGTCCGAACGGACGAAAACGTAAAAGATATAGGAGAAGAAGCTTGAACGATGACAACCCTATTGACAACCACGAAACCTCTAACTCGAGCGACATGTCTCATCAACCAATGAACGTGCCTGCTCCTGGCGTAGCACCGATCGCTGATGAAAAATCAATGTCTGAATCCGCCGACTCACTTGGCAGATCAGCTCTCATGCAACAACTAACCAAACCCGCCGACGAAATGCtacag aTGCCTGTGGAAAAACCTGAGCCTAATGATACCTTGATTGAGCCAAAGTCTGAGTACCTGGAGGACCCTGAAGAAAGTGTAGAAGACTTGACGCTTGATGACGACTTTAATGACACGAATGACTTAGAACCAGATAACAACCGAGCCGGACCGTCCCATGATTCATCTCACCCTG gcCATGCATCGTGGCACGTAACTGGCGACCGAAGTAACGCTGGAGGCGTTGTCGGTTCAGTAGCTGGTGCACCAGGATCTAATGACGAAGTCTTTATGGCAGCCCAGGAAGCAGCCAACGCTCACCGCGACTCTCAAG attTATTAGTCCCGATGATGCGAGTCGCTTACAAAAGttacaagaaaaataaacgatATCTCACATCAGGAAGATACAGATGCCCGAATTCGGATTGTCttagattttttaacaaaCATCCGAGTTTTGTTCATCATGTTCAGTACAGATGTGGGCAACCCTGGCGATTTGAATGCAATGAGTGCGATTACAAAACGTGCTGGAAGCATAACCTCAAAAAACACATCGAAACAAAGCATCTTGTTAAGAAAGAGCCCGCGGAAATTCTCGAGATGGATCCGGACGGAAAATTTCGGTGTATTAACAGCAATTGCACCAGCGCGTTTAGTCACGAGCGAAGTTTGAGGGGGCATTTAGAAATCTGTGGAAAACCGCCGAGATACAAGTGCACGTACTGCGATTATCAGTCGCGGTACATAAGCGACGTTAATCGGCACACAAAAACTGTTCACAAGGACACTTGTGTTAAAGCTGTTGAACAAAACGAACATttgttcaagaaaaaaaaatatgagcgaCTGGCAAACGGGCCCTTTGTTTGCAGTAATGTTGATTGTttgaaaagttataaacaCAAACAAAGTTTGATCCATCACAAGTGCCGTCGcactgaataa
- the LOC130670264 gene encoding longitudinals lacking protein-like isoform X10: MGDDDQQFCLRWNNHQTTLIQNFDTLLESGTLVDCTLAAEGKYLKAHKVVLSACSPYFEGLLSEHYDKHPVFILKDVKFKELKAMMDYMYRGEVNISQDQLAALLKAAESLQIKGLSESKTGSGGNTSGSSKAETRSQKTAPQPTAPSLDIPHSSSGLTIEKNSKVPRQSLAQTSVGDLPEDSASPSLSKGISSREGSVSPNGRKRKRYRRRSLNDDNPIDNHETSNSSDMSHQPMNVPAPGVAPIADEKSMSESADSLGRSALMQQLTKPADEMLQMPVEKPEPNDTLIEPKSEYLEDPEESVEDLTLDDDFNDTNDLEPDNNRAGPSHDSSHPGHASWHVTGDRSNAGGVVGSVAGAPGSNDEVFMAAQEAANAHRDSQEHGVLKSTKKRGRPKNNLGIKSKFVCPNPNCNKSFEWKKNLSYHIKHQCEKPPRYKCPYCDYASKWRKDVERHVQTMHPNLEMDVVEVEKLDKLDESVANYICPRDCCKKTFKSFNYLKYHVNNTCKFTT, translated from the exons ATGGGGGACGACGACCAGCAGTTCTGCCTTCGGTGGAACAACCACCAGACGACGCTTATACAAAACTTCGATACATTGCTGGAAAGCGGTACACTGGTTGACTGCACCCTAGCAGCGGAGGGGAAGTACCTAAAGGCCCACAAAGTTGTCCTCTCCGCGTGTAGTCCATACTTTGAg GGTCTGTTAAGCGAACATTATGACAAACATCCAGTCTTTATCCTCAAAGACGTAAAGTTTAAAGAACTCAAAGCCATGATGGACTACATGTACAGGGGAGAAGTAAATATTTCCCAAGACCAATTGGCAGCGCTACTAAAAGCCGCAGAGTCCCTACAAATAAAAGGGCTCTCTGAAAGTAAAACTGGCAGCGGTGGTAACACAAGCGGCAGCAGTAAGGCGGAAACAAGATCCCAAAAGACTGCACCTCAACCTACTGCTCCATCGTTGGACATTCCTCACTCGTCTTCCGGCCTCACCATTGAGAAAAACAGTAAAGTTCCACGTCAAAGTCTGGCACAAACATCTGTTGGCGATTTACCTGAAGACTCTGCAAGCCCCTCATTATCTAAAGGCATTTCCTCCAG GGAAGGCTCAGTAAGTCCGAACGGACGAAAACGTAAAAGATATAGGAGAAGAAGCTTGAACGATGACAACCCTATTGACAACCACGAAACCTCTAACTCGAGCGACATGTCTCATCAACCAATGAACGTGCCTGCTCCTGGCGTAGCACCGATCGCTGATGAAAAATCAATGTCTGAATCCGCCGACTCACTTGGCAGATCAGCTCTCATGCAACAACTAACCAAACCCGCCGACGAAATGCtacag aTGCCTGTGGAAAAACCTGAGCCTAATGATACCTTGATTGAGCCAAAGTCTGAGTACCTGGAGGACCCTGAAGAAAGTGTAGAAGACTTGACGCTTGATGACGACTTTAATGACACGAATGACTTAGAACCAGATAACAACCGAGCCGGACCGTCCCATGATTCATCTCACCCTG gcCATGCATCGTGGCACGTAACTGGCGACCGAAGTAACGCTGGAGGCGTTGTCGGTTCAGTAGCTGGTGCACCAGGATCTAATGACGAAGTCTTTATGGCAGCCCAGGAAGCAGCCAACGCTCACCGCGACTCTCAAG aacaCGGAGTTTTAAAATCGACGAAAAAAAGAGGGAgaccgaaaaataatttaggaataaaatcaaaatttgtctGCCCGAATCCGAACTGTAACAAGAGTTttgagtggaaaaaaaatttgtcttatcaTATCAAGCATCAGTGCGAGAAACCGCCGAGATACAAATGCCCGTATTGTGACTACGCGTCAAAATGGCGGAAAGACGTCGAGCGTCATGTCCAAACAATGCATCCTAACCTCGAAATGGATGTAGTTGAAGTAGaaaaattagataaattaGATGAATCTGTAGCTAATTACATCTGCCCTAGAGACTGTtgtaaaaaaacattcaagtcatttaattatttaaagtaccACGTAAACAATACATGCAAATTTACTAcatga